The window AGCCTCCAGTGTTCACCGGGTCTATTAAGGGAGAAAATCCCCAGAACTTCATCGATGGGCTTCAGAAAGTCTTTCGTGTTGTACATGCTACGGAGACAGAGGCAGCAGAGTTAGAAGCTTATCAGTTGCAAGATgttgctcatatttggtatgagacgtgGGAAAAGTCCCGCGGGGAGGATGCATATCTAGtaacttgggatgagtttgttgaTGATTTCATTGATGACTTACAACCGATTGAGGTTAGAGAGGCAAAGGCTTATGAATTTGAGAGACTCAGGCAGAACAGTATGAGCGTGAACAAATATTATCTCAAGTTTGTTTCCTTATCTATGCTTGCTCAGTATATGCTTCCTGACATGAGGGTCATAGTTAGGAGATTCGTGTTGGGCCTTACACCCGACTTGTATGGTGATGCGAATATTGCTGCTCAAAATGACTAGATGACTATTACCAAGATGGTTGCCTTTGTTCAGGGTCTTGGGGACCGAGAATATAATAAGAGAGCTAAGTCTGCAGGTAACTTTAGTCATTGGGGAAGTAGAGGCAGAAATTTTTTCAAGAACAGATCATCAAGACACGCTCCATCTGCAGCCAGTGCCCCAGCTCCAAAGTTCAAGAATGATCAGAAGAGGCTGAATTTCAGGCCAACTTACTCTTACTCTCACTCTCAGGCTACTGTGGGTCAGCAGACTTATGATAATCCGGTTTGAGGCAAGTGTGGTAAAAGGCACCCAAGGGAGTGTTGTATGGGCATAGATATATGCTATGGGTGTGGCCAGCGAGGCTATTTTTAGAGAGATTGTCCATCAGCAAGACAAGGTACCGGTGGTAAGGtggctcagtccacaaattcagtaGCTCCTTGtaattctcaagcccagtcagGGCATGGTGCAGCCAAGTCTAGCAATGCGGGCGGAGGTTGAAACAGCTTGTATGCTTTAGTAGGTCATCAGGATACAGAGGCACGTGCAGATATTGTCACAAGTATattaacagttttcacttttgacgttttttcccttattgacccaggatccaccttatcttatgtaaccccatttatTGCTAAGACATTTGGGATAGAACtagaaaagttgcatgaaccctttgaagtgtccacTCCAGTTGGAGAGTCAGTTgtagctagacgtatttataggggttgcccagttttagtctatcaccgcagaaccacaGCTGACTTAGCAGAATTAGAGATGGTAATTGATGTAATCATGGcaatggattggttagcttcatgttatgccacagtgggttgtagaaccaaaattgtAAGAATTGAATTTCCTAACGAACTAGTCATAGAGTGGAAAGGTAACTCAGTAGtacctaggggtagatttatttcctatctcaaatcCAAAAAGATAACTtccaaggggtatatctatcacttagttcgggttagGGATTCAAAGACCCAAACCCCTACTCTCCAGTCCGTACCAGTCGTTAACGAATTTCCAAAAGTCTTTCCAGAGGATCTTCCCGGAGTTCCTCCTGATAGAGAgatagactttggaattgatctacttcccagCACTGAGCCGATATccattccgccatacagaatggctccagcagagttaaaagtgTTAAAAGATCTCCATGATAAGGGATTTATTAGTCCTAGTGTTtcaccttggggtgcgccagtcttgtttgtccgaaagaaggatggttccttacacatgtgcattgattatcgtcagttgaacaaggtcaccattaagaacagataccctcttcccagGAAAGACGatctgtttgaccaacttcagggtgcccagtattattccaagattgacctcagatcaggttaccatcagttaaaggttaaggaagttgatattcctaagaccgctttcagaacccatcatgggcattttgaatttcttatcatatcgtttgggttgacaaatgcaccagctgctttcatggatcttatgaacagggtctttaAGCCGTGTCTTGATTTATTCGCcattatatttattgatgatattttggtgtattctcttAGTGAGACTGAACATgaagaacatctcagaatagtgttgcagataCTTCAGGACCGTGAGCTTTATgctaaattctcaaagtgtgaattttgcCTCAAGTCaatggcatttctaggccatgtaatttcaggtgaaggtgtGAAGGTTGACTCTTAAAAAATTGATGCCataaagaattggcccagaccctcCTCAGTTtccgatataagaagtttcttgggtctggcaagCTATTACAAACATTTTgtggagggattttcctctatctcagctagttgactaagttgactcagaaaaaggttaagttttaGTGGACAGATGCATGTGAGAAAAGTTTTGAAGAGTTAAAGAAgaggttgacttctgctccagttttaacaTTGCTAGAGGAAATCGAAAGGTTTGTAGTTTATTATGATGCTTAGGGAATTAGTCTTGGATGTGTcgtaatgcagcatggtaaggtggtAGCTTATGCATATCATCGGCTTAagactcatgaaaagaattatctgactcatgacttagagttggcagccgtGGGTTTTACACTTAAGATATGGCATCATTAATTGTATGGAGTGTATGTTGACATTTTCACcaatcataaaagcctgcagtatatcttcaagcaaagggagttgaatcttaggcagaggagatggcaagaattgcttaaggattatgatgtagatatcctctatcatccggggaaagcaaatgtagtaactgatgctcttagtcggcgatccatgggaagtttagctcacgtTGAGGCAAATAAGAGGACTATGACaagggaagttcaccgtttggaaAGCTTAGGAGTTCGACTCCTGGACTCCGAAGATGGTGGTGTTGTTGTCCAGAACaaggcttattcctccttagtggtAGAAGTTAAAGAAaagcagtttagtgatccctacttgttacaACTAAAAGAGGGCATTCACAAGCATAAGAAAatgacttttgaacaaggggtaGATGAtagtaccttgaggtaccgagacagattatgtgttccaaatgtagaTGAGCTCAGAGAccgaattatgtcagaagctcacaattccaggtattccattcatccagattccactaagatgtatcatgatattaaggagatttattggttgAATGATATAAAGaataatgtagcagattttgtggctcgGTGtctaaattgtcagcaagtgaaagccgaacaatAGAGGTGTGGTGGTTTGGCCCAGAATATCGATAGTACTGTTTGAAAATaggagatgataaacatggactTCATAACAGGTCTAGCTCGCTCATCCCGCATACatgactcgatttgggtgattgtggaccgaattactaagtcagcacactttttgccagtcaagaccacagattcagtagaagattatgccaagttgtacattcaggAGAttatcagattgcatgggactcctttatctattatttcagatcgtggtgcccagttcacaacgaacttctagaaatcctttcaaaaaggattgggtaccaaggtaaacctaggcacaacttttcaccctcagacagatggccaggcagagcacactattcagactcttgaggagaTATTGAGAGAATGCGttctagatttcaaaggtaattgggatgatcatttgcctctcatTATATTTACTTAAAATAACATTTATCATGCTAGTATTAAAATGGCACAGTTTCAAGCTCTCTATGGGCGaagatgtagatcacctattggttggtttgaagttggtgaagcagaattgttaggaccagatttgttCTATCAGGCTATGAaaaaagtcaagttaattcaggaGCGTCTAAAAagggctcagagtcgccagaagtcctatacaGATATGAGGAGAAGGGACTTGGAGTTTCAAGTAGAGGATTGGGTGTTTTTAAAGgtctcacctatgaaaggtgtgatgagatttgacaagaaagggaaacttagtcccagatacattggaccttacagaatcctGCGAAGAgttggtcaagtggcttatgaacttgagttgccacaagatttggcagCTGTACACCCAGTGGTTCATGTATatatgttgaggaagtgtgtgggagacccgtcgttggttgttcttgctgacactataacagttaaggatggtctgacttatgaagagatacccgtagccattcttgatcgtcaagttcgcaagttgagaactaaagaaGCAGCCTCAGTAAAGGTATTGTGGAGgaatcagaaagttgaagaggctacatggaaagccgaagaagacatgaaatccagatatccgcACTTGTTTGTGGAGCAAGAAGAGAGCATTCAAGGTAAATACCCTTCTTATCCATGTCACGTCCCTTACGTATTCATGTCTCACGTTTCACATTGAAGTTCATGTATTCACGATTCATGTCTCATGTCCCAATGTCCATGTTTTCACAAAAACCATGTCATGTTAATTTAGTCTCTAAGTTCCATGTCATTTTCCCTCACGTCTACGCACTCAAGCCATGTCTAGTCACATTCttgaccatgacccatcattcaaggacgaatgatcccaagggggggatattgttacacctcgtgcattcgggctagaGTTTGACCCCTAGGATGGGGGTATAATGAAACCAATATGAGGATTATAGAAAGTGTAtggaaaactaatcaagtcacgAGAagtgtctttgggcaaagaaaagttggaagccactttacggagcatgttttcaagtgagtttgcagaAGGGCTTACTTaagcgaccataacccctttattaattaggaatttgggaaatcttccttgatgaaagttgtattcctttgaaatacctttccaacggtatattatggagtgttgacacccaattttgtcccgcctctcctccgaaatacctatttacgcttctaatatttttggaaaataaaaaaaatatatattatattttactataattattagcctcttatcaataccggcgtttcactattctattaccgcactgattattattattattattattattattattattattattattattattattattattattattattattattattatcattttcgacattttaccagcttacgcacacgcatcgcatttatctttgcataattaaataatagtgtttatttactgtggattttcgaaatattattacacggctattacaacaccattttttatctgagcactaataattgcatattttatattaagtaatattttaacacaagttatttaaataggtcttttatttaaatgtagtagcccaatcaactcatattattttcggaccaattcacaaaatcagtccacattttaatttaccagcccatttTAATTCAGCCCAACCCATTTTAATGCCCAATCCACATTCAAATACCAGCCCATTTTAATTCAGCCCAACCCATTTTAATGCCCAATCCACATTCAAATACCAGCCCAATATTTCAAAACGGACCTGTCCAACCCAAATTATTACCCGACCCGGACGCCCCATTTCCCATTTAACAAAGGAAACCCTTAAGGGTTTCCCTCATTTCTtcttctccctctctctcttcctctccctTCCCCCTCTCTATCTCCGCCCCACTTCACCCTGTCTCCCCCCACACCTCTGACACCGCCACTCCCCTTTGTCCCCCTGCTCCTCTCTCTTTCCTCCTCCCCGCtcctctctttcatcgtcatcgtcatctccTTCCACCTTCCTCTGTCCCCCCACGTTGCCACTTCCACCCCACTTCTCCTGCTCCCCACACATCTGTCACTCCCATTCCCTCTTGTCCCctcgctcctctctctctttcacGATAAAAACCCTAATGCGCCACTATAAATACGAGTCCTGGGATCCATCAggaggggttttttttttttggattagaAGGAATCCTCCAAGCATAGGTTTGTTTTAGTAGCAGAACCCCTTAGAGATAAAAGTCGAAAAACCCCAAAAAGCTTTCCAAATATCAAATTTACAGTCCGTTGCGATAGTCAAAATATCGGATAAGAATCCTCAAACGATTTTTTTTCTTTCGTCTTGTTTTGTGGTTGTTGTGAATCCGAGCCTCGCAACCTCGAATTTGGAGTGTTTCGAGCGTATATCGAAGGattcgtacccacttcgctgcacccggagaaggtaattccccttttctATTTGTTTTCGCATCCTTCAGTCGCTATTCTATATGCGGTTTGGTTAGAGTTGATTAGCTCAGTTTAATAGATAAACCTATTTgtatgtggacattagtttggatGTAATCAATCCTGCATGATGGTTTAGTCGCCAAGTTAGTTCTTTTTATGCCATTGGATATGTTGGGCATAGTAGTTTGATTTTAGTCGGTTCAAAATGTGTGAGTTGTGTTCTTCCTATCTAATTCAAGTTGCTTTAATCATTTTTGCATATGAAAGCTTATTATGTGTGAACCTGTTCATGTTGTCAGCATAAATAATTTCTCTTCTTCTAATACTTTAGCTTCAGTTTGATAATGGAATTTGCCTAGGCATCTCGGCTTGACCCAGTTTTCATGGCCCCCATAGACTACTTTAATCTGATCCTCTATGCTCGACCTACCTGCAGCAGTTAGCTATATTAAAGTTGAATTGGTTGATTGGTATAGCATGTTAGATCAACTGCCTTAAGTGTCCTTTAGATCAGTATTATATCGAGTAAGCATTCCATGCTGATTAATTTTGGTTGTCATAACAAGGTTGGTCATTCCATAATGAAGATTAGATGTTGATTGGTTTCAAGCTATGTTGGCAGAACCTGCATTAGTTTAGTAATACTTTGTTAGTAGGTGCAATATTGTGGTttgtgattttactattgattcaaTTATGATCGAGCACATTCTTTTAAGCCCATGGTATTCCAAATCTATGTCATTACAAATTGTGTTGTGGTTATAAATATATGTTCATCTTATTAAGAAGCAGCTGAATGCCCATTAAATAATTGCTGGTGGTAGTTTCAAACTTGGTTGTTTAACGAGGAAGTAGTTCAGATTTTGGTCTTTCATTTGTTAGTGTATACTCTTGCTGTCGTTTCTTATTAAACCTGTCCCCTGTTCAAAATGCCCTGCTCATTATCTGTGACATTGCATATCTGCCTGCCTCTGTGTGTTTAATTTGAACATTGGTTTGAACCTGCTGGGATTGTGTAAGCTGCTGTTTAGCATTTGGACAACCTAAATAGCCTATCTTGCACTCTAAGGAGTCATCTGTTTTGATCAGTGTTATCTGGAATGTATGTTCCTTGAGTGTGTTTTCCTTTTCATTGCCCTAAACTTTGAACCTGATGTTTTTATTCTATATGGTCAATCTTGGCAAATTGGTATTTTCTTTAAGAATTATGTTGAGTTGATACATTCCCTCCCTGTGCTGGTTTGGTAGTTACTAAAGCCTTGTGCACTAAGCTGTTTTGAATGTTTTTTCTGTCTTTGTTCTTTATCCAAGACTGCTTTAAAACTAAGTAACCTTCAAAGGAATCTTATTTCATTTAGCTATTGTTTTGCTGAGAACTGTGTTGAGTATGGGTTCCGTGTCGCTTTAAAGTGTTCAAGTGTTGTCTTTAAGGTATTCAAGTATCATCTGTTGACCTAAACATGTCTAAAATAAAATCTTGCATGTTAGGAAACTGGCCTGATTCATAAGGGATTTTGTTTGGATTTTGATTTTGTCTTAGTCAGTATTGCTTTCTCTACCCAGTGTTAAGCTCATGGCAGGCCTTAgttgtatgtttgtctgattagGATGAGGGCTGGTTGCATGTGTGGTATAAATAAGAATAGATTGACCATGTTTATATACTTAAGTCCTAAATGGATCAGTCTAGCTACGCAGTCTATTACTTTGGACTTGGGAGTGCCCCCTGATGTGGTCTTTTAATGAACACTGCCTGTTTGCTATCAACTGATTCGGGTTTGGTATAGAATATGTCTTGACTCAATAAGGGATAATATGCTAGTATGAGCATCTACAAGTCTGTGATATACGATATTTCTCCTCTTTAAGAGATAATGGTAATGTTTGTTGAGGTTGGTTGTGGTGATAAAAATGATCCGGGATTAGCCTTTGAATATATGTTGTCATGTCTGCTTATAAATAGGTATTCATACTTCCCTGCTAATGCCATATTTCGTGTTGTATGAATTCTGGTCTTACCTGTACCATCAGATATTTCCTCATTGCAAAAAGTAATATGGTGTTAAAGTAATACTCAATTATGTATAGTATGTATACAAGTCGTTGATTTGTTTGTTCAAGTTTACATTATGTAGGTTTAGCATTGTTGATTGTATACTAAATTTTTTTTCTCTCGTAtctttttatgcatgaacctcacatacgagtccgagagactcgtcatCCGCATTcagtgttgggccaaggcccaacgaaaatATTATTCCTCTCTCCAGTCCTGTCCGTAGCTtatattcaaaagaaagaaacgagttttgggccaaagcccaataacaTGTATATAGCAGCAGCGGCCCGCAAGCATACAAAAAAGaattctgggccaagcccaatgGCAAACAAATTGCAGTTGCCTTTAAAAAATGGGCTGATCCCATTTAACTCTCTCCCCTATTCTATCTTTTACACTTAACTTGTATGTCTAATGTTTTATTTTGCTAAGTTAGATGAATCTTAGAGACATTAGTgggtttagtaatgggtagatAATCTAAGATAATTAGCGATCAACTCACTTTCCGAATAAttgattctaaaaaaaaaatagcatgaTTGCATATTTTGAATTAAAAGAATTGTGTTTTATCCTTCTATCCTAGAAATTCCAAGAAGTCACTAATAGGCAAATATAAAGTATATTTTATAGATAACTcctcaagtttgaatcaatcatgcatacttttaattaagcataattaataagaagtaATAAAAGGATAAAGGAAACTCACTTCTtgttgaatcctatttataagtcTAGATTCTTCTACATTGTCACATTCATACAACATAAGTTATCCCAAAGTTTAAAATTGCTAAAccttttctcaaaagctattatctATAGGCAAATCATTAAATTTCCTACAAATCTTATCTTCAACTGCATTTACTATATtttagcaacattttaagctttctttaaatagcatttaaaattctgTTTCATGCAAACTACCTTTTATAAGCTTTATTTCTAAACAGCATTTTGTCtaaagccttagtaatatttacaagttttatttaaaatagcattcaaagtcctcttttatacaaattctcccattaattaattaacccaagtttggtcggataaccgtaagttaacggattctaaaggatgcctaaccccttccctttaggataatatagagtccttacctagaatcacactggttaagtagactattaattgaggtttagttttaactttgccttagttaatctctaggtgtcctaattcaccgttaaattaattaggtagcgactccttaaaacaaaataaataggaatcaccaatatgttgtactcctaaattaacccggtttaaaatggggtgtaacatGGAGGTCTGTACAAATAGTTATGGTCgttattgttgacacctaattttggctcgacgtacTTAAAATTAATGTTTCGGGTggtcctgattcgttaaagagtaCGAAATatctttttacacatttttacatttttcgataattgattgatgattatccttattttagaaattttatcaatttattgtcatttttaagaatcattatttttgcacatgtacaacgAATACTACCATTTTGTACAATTAATAATTGTCTCTTTATTCTACAGCAGTACATTTTTATatattatacattaatatttatattttatacttacattattatttatacatgtattaattaaatatattttagtacagtccgtcagtgcAAAGAAAACCGGAGCAATTAACTTTTTAacgcagagcaaaaattcgatcaagtcaaggtctcgtcaccttttaaaaagttgacatttgatgTGATGGtttgggttcttgatccattggttaATACATTTTTACACATGGGTTAAAAGGGTTGAAGGCGACAAAAGGGTGCATTCTTTTATGTTTTGGATAATAAATGGGGTCATTTTGTATTATAAGTAAAAGGGAGGGGGCATTTCTATTTTTTATGTACACAATTTCAGATTTTTGTTTAGgttatttcatttttcacattACTTTCTCTCGTGACCTCAAATCTCTTCTCCACTCTCTTCTCCGGTGAGTTCACCGGAATCTGGCTAGCTCCGGCAAAATGGCTCAGCAACCACGCCGCCCTTCCCCCATTTTTCCCTTTCAACCACCACCCACACTGCCACCGCCTTCACCTCCAACCATAGTCACGAACCACCACCCTCACTGCCACCGCCTTCACCTCCAACCATAGCCACAAACCACCACCCTCACTGCCACCACAAATGACACCACAACCAAACAGCCACCACCAACACACAACCCCATCCCATTTCCTCTCTTCTCCGCTGCTCCCTCTCGTCTCCTTCTCCTTAAGCCCCACCACCACCAGTGATGTCCAAAATCTACCACAAAACCACCACAACCAAACGGCACCAAAATCCCATTAGTCTTCTCACTGGAACAACGATCAACCACAACCAACACCGCCACTGCTCCCTCCCATTTTTATCACATTGCCACcattaaaacaatgtttgttgaGTCTCGGATTCCAACGGAAATGGCGGTCCAGATCTGATTCATTTGCTTGAAGTTTCCCGACGAATGTTGCCCGGATTACATCAACCATGGCATCGCTCCGGCGTTCGCCGTTGAAGCGATTTCCCGATGAACAACAAGCTCCGGTGATCTCCATTAATGCCGGCGACCAGCCCCTTTTCTCCTTTGTTGCTCTAATGAACACTGTCCCCactcgtttctttattttttgctGTTGTTTTATGATTTTCAGGTGACTAACAAGGATTCTAACACCGAAAAATATGGGCGCACCGCTTCAGATCTGGCCAAGTCTCAATCTCCGGATATCTGTATTATTTCATGCTATAACTACTAATGATGCCCTGTTTATTGCTCGTATTTTGCTGTGTTTTGTTCGTTGCCCGATTTTGATGCTACTTTCACTGTGCTTGAGCTGAATTTTGCTATTTAGTCGCTATTTAGCAACGACTTGAATCTTTCGAAAAGATAATTCTGTCCAGATTTGTGCATTTCTCGGCATTTCTGCTACTACTGCACTAATGGCTACATTCTTGGACTGTTTTACATTATTCTCACTAAATAAGCGTTGGTTTTGTGCCCGGAAAATACTCCTGGCGGACTGTTGTTGAAC is drawn from Lycium barbarum isolate Lr01 chromosome 8, ASM1917538v2, whole genome shotgun sequence and contains these coding sequences:
- the LOC132607787 gene encoding uncharacterized protein LOC132607787 gives rise to the protein MVAFVQGLGDREYNKRAKSAGNFSHWGSRGRNFFKNRSSRHAPSAASAPAPKFKNDQKRLNFRPTYSYSHSQATVEDLPGVPPDREIDFGIDLLPSTEPISIPPYRMAPAELKVLKDLHDKGFISPSVSPWGAPVLVFKPCLDLFAIIFIDDILVYSLSETEHEEHLRIVLQILQDRELYAKFSKCEFCLKSMAFLGHVISGEGVKVDS